From Drosophila nasuta strain 15112-1781.00 chromosome X, ASM2355853v1, whole genome shotgun sequence, one genomic window encodes:
- the LOC132795403 gene encoding putative gustatory receptor 2a, protein MDILDAVAPMLRVSQLCNLWQWRVDPSARLLQRSRWLELYSLVILFVSSGYLLYGLFDESRDESDEGGNETSNIGHTVDYIQLVGIRVAHITSLLEALWQRQTQQRFFAQLREIDRDFASMLHIDVDNAKLRQQMTRRGFWMLAGYIISQSFIIVTKMFSPDHKFPIYWICYLLPLLVCGLRYFQIYTAVLIVHQRLELLHKLLESLQLNEADPQKPYACMCIKEALQMQVAAAACMQRLITARILYQRLWLLVGLLNRCYGLSMLFNLGNDFLAITSNCYWIFLNFRQFAASPYDFMQILGSTLWTTPHLGNVLALALMCERAAYFTTRLALSLHHIRVDLQNDSHNALITQFSLQLLHQRLCFSAAGFFNVDCTLLYTIVGATTTYLIILIQFHMSEISFSNASDGA, encoded by the exons ATGGATATTTTGGATGCGGTGGCGCCGATGTTGCGTGTCTCGCAGCTGTGCAACCTGTGGCAGTGGCGCGTGGACCCCTCTGCTCGTCTGCTGCAACGTTCCCGTTGGCTCGAGCTCTACAGTCTGGTAATTCTCTTCGTCTCCAGTGGCTACCTTTTGTACGGCCTGTTCGATGAGAGTCGCGATGAGAGTGACGAGGGCGGCAATGAGACGAGCAACATTGGCCACACCGTCGACTACATACAGCTGGTGGGGATACGTGTGGCACACATCACATCACTACTGGAGGCGCTGTGGCAGCGTCAGACGCAGCAACGTTTCTTTGCCCAGCTGCGGGAAATTGATCGTGATTTTGCCAGCATGCTGCACATCGATGTGGACAACGCCAAGTTGCGTCAGCAAATGACACGTCGTGGCTTTTGGATGCTTGCTGGTTATATTATCAGTCAGAGCTTTATCATAGTAACGAAAATGTTTTCACCCGATCACAAGTTTCCCATCTACTGGATCTGCTATCTGCTGCCCTTGCTTGTGTGCGGGCTGCGTTATTTTCAGATCTATACGGCCGTACTAATTGTCCACCAGCGTCTGGAGCTGCTGCACAAGCTGTTGGAGTCGCTGCAACTGAATGAGGCGGATCCACAGAAACCCTATGCCTGCATGTGCATCAAGGAGGCGCTGCAAATGCAGGTGGCAGCCGCAGCATGCATGCAACGTCTGATCACCGCCAGAATTCTGTATCAACGCCTTTGGCTATTGGTGGGACTCTTGAATCGCTGCTATGGCCTTTCGATGCTGTTCAATCTGGGCAATGATTTTCTGGCCATCACCTCGAATTGTTATTGGATTTTCTTGAATTTTCGCCAATTCGCTGCCTCACCATATGATTTCATGCAGATTCTGGGCAGCACTCTTTGGACAACTCCGCATCTGGGCAATGTGCTGGCCTTGGCTCTAATGTGTGAACGTGCCGCGTACTTT ACCACGCGTTTGGCCTTGAGTCTGCATCACATTCGTGTCGATCTGCAGAACGACAGTCACAATGCACTT ATCACACAGTTTtcgctgcaactgctgcatcAACGTCTCTGCTTCAGCGCTGCTGGATTCTTCAATGTCGACTGCACGCTGCTCTATACg ATCGTAGGAGCTACCACAACGTATCTCATCATTCTAATACAGTTTCATATGAGCGAGATTAGCTTCAGCAATGCCTCTGATGGCGCATAA
- the LOC132796731 gene encoding uncharacterized protein LOC132796731, which translates to MCSKYLKNLVSQIRINFETNNSRNNNMECGNKDPGKEPTTDDEKTLVHTPKPAAPMPSIDELSSDEDLFEFLREIPNVNRNEPLGSPSNQRISICIQDIEVPISSSSFTIPSLAAGSEFAKLLVRLGGEEGDGDANQIVIELLNSKKQAERATSVTERVSENLLLVLRSQTLAEAGIITGNERYRSFKCVLQNYAKLYAAKRFIEKLPMLGLSPQSQSQSQLQSSDQSQFMFPLQPQAHEIKNNDDQNKQTQALTRMVADEVLQIPELLRQLWDSLEKMEFFNEDTAYKVYLEARRHPQAKILRELMLTRISRVYLCIVSSASFLDFSEHELIHMLNNCYLSVNSEIEIFLSVILWLEHNWYERKNCAERVLGGVRFGLMPTWYLHTLDRTNRCSHFARVIACAGVKAVLEKGLDDALALRSKHLRNSNLSDPESPLPRDWVADPECGHHHKCHCERFVYPTYDVFKDYLARIISCAPNYWRTLRPAQEVYRKELKCCVPPYHSSRRN; encoded by the exons ATGTGTAGTAAATATCTAAAGAACTTAGTCTCCCAAATACGAATTAATTTCGAAACAAATAA CTCTCGGAATAACAACATGGAGTGTGGCAACAAGGATCCCGGAAAAGAACCCACCACAGACGACGAAAAGACGCTCGTCCATACACCCAAGCCAGCAGCACCGATGCCATCTATCGACGAGCTAAGCAGCGATGAAGATCTATTTGAATTTCTACGAGAAATTCCCAACGTCAATCGAAACGAGCCATTAGGCAGTCCAAGTAATCAGAGGATTAGCATTTGCATACAGGACATCGAGGTGCCGATATCTAGCTCCTCGTTTACCATTCCATCGTTGGCTGCTGGCAGCGAGTTTGCCAAGCTGCTGGTGCGACTGGGAGGTGAAGAAGGCGACGGCGATGCCAACCAAATAGTCATAGAGCTTCTGAACTCAAAGAAACAAGCTGAACGGGCCACCTCGGTGACCGAGCGCGTCTCCGAAAACCTGCTCCTCGTGCTGCGCAGCCAGACTCTCGCCGAGGCTGGCATCATTACCGGCAACGAGCGCTATCGCTCCTTCAAGTGTGTCCTGCAGAACTATGCAAAGCTGTATGCGGCAAAGAGGTTCATTGAGAAGCTTCCCATGCTGGGACTATCCCCTCAATCACAAtcacagtcgcagttgcagtcgtCAGATCAGTCTCAGTTCATGTTTCCATTACAGCCACAGGCACACGAGATAAAAAACAATGATGATCAGAACAAACAGACGCAGGCATTGACTCGTATGGTCGCCGATGAGGTGCTGCAGATTCCAGAACTACTGCGCCAACTCTGGGACTCGCTAGAGAAAATGGAGTTCTTCAACGAGGACACTGCCTACAAAGTCTACTTGGAGGCGCGTCGTCATCCACAAGCCAAGATCCTACGCGAACTGATGCTCACTCGCATATCGCGTGTCTACCTCTGCATTGTCAGCTCCGCTTCCTTTCTGGATTTCAGCGAGCACGAACTAATCCACATGCTTAACAACTGCTACCTCAGTGTCAATTCTGAAATAGAG ATATTCCTCTCTGTTATCCTTTGGCTGGAACATAATTGGTACGAGCGCAAAAACTGTGCAGAACGTGTCCTGGGTGGAGTTCGCTTCGGCCTGATGCCCACCTGGTATCTCCACACTCTTGACAGAACCAATCGCTGTAGTCACTTCGCCAGGGTTATCGCTTGTGCTGGCGTCAAAGCGGTGTTGGAAAAGGGACTTGA CGATGCCTTAGCTCTGCGCTCCAAGCACTTACGCAATTCTAACTTGTCCGATCCGGAGAGTCCTTTGCCACGTGACTGGGTTGCTGATCCCGAGTGTGGTCATCATCATAAGTGCCATTGCGAGCGTTTCGTTTATCCCACATACGACGTATTCAAGGATTATTTGGCCAGGATCATCAGCTGTGCCCCCAACTACTGGCGCACTCTTCGGCCTGCTCAAGAAGTTTATCGCAAAGAACTCAAGTGTTGTGTGCCCCCCTACCACTCTTCCCGACGGAACTAA
- the LOC132796680 gene encoding uncharacterized protein LOC132796680, with amino-acid sequence MDGVQDNDSAKERNPDEKKSILDSSVSIVELIKFISHAKIESCDQTTNSEEPMASSSFGISSSVASIDESSCSLVAVSQRNELAKLLMRLGGEEGDGDANQIVIELLNSKKQAERATSVTERVSENLLLVLRSQTLAEAGIITGNERYRSFKCVLQNYAKLYAAKRFIEKLPMLGISPQSQSQSQLQSSDQSQFLFPLQPQAHEIKNNDDQNKQTQALTRMVADEVLQIPELLRQLWDSLEKMEFFNEDTAYKVYLEARRHPQAKILRELMLTRISRVYLCIVSSASFLDFSEHELIHMLNNCYLSVNSEIEIFLSVILWLEHNWYERKNCAERVLGGVRFGLMPTWYLHTLDRTNRCSHFARVIACAGVKAVLEKGLDDALALRSKHLRNSNLSDPESPLPRDWVADPECGHHHKCHCERFVYPTYDVFKDYLARIISCAPNYWRTLRPAQEVYRKELKCCVPPYHSSRRN; translated from the exons TCCTTGACTCCTCTGTCTCAATTGTTGAACTCATAAAGTTCATAAGCCACGCCAAGATTGAGTCATGTGATCAAACCACAAACAGTGAGGAACCAATGGCCAGCTCCTCGTTCGGCATTTCATCGTCGGTTGCAAGCATCGACGAAAGTTCCTGCAGCTTGGTAGCTGTGAGCCAGCGCAACGAATTAGCTAAGCTGCTGATGCGACTGGGAGGTGAAGAAGGCGACGGCGATGCCAACCAAATAGTCATAGAGCTTCTGAACTCAAAGAAACAAGCTGAACGGGCCACCTCGGTGACCGAGCGCGTCTCCGAAAATCTGCTCCTCGTGCTGCGCAGCCAGACTCTCGCCGAGGCTGGCATCATTACCGGCAACGAGCGCTATCGCTCCTTCAAGTGTGTCCTGCAGAACTATGCAAAGCTGTATGCGGCAAAGAGGTTCATTGAGAAGCTTCCCATGCTGGGAATATCCCCTCAATCACAAtcacagtcgcagttgcagtcgtCAGATCAGTCTCAATTCCTGTTTCCATTACAGCCACAGGCACACGAGATAAAAAACAATGATGATCAGAACAAACAGACGCAGGCATTGACTCGTATGGTCGCTGATGAGGTGCTGCAGATTCCAGAACTACTGCGCCAACTCTGGGACTCGCTAGAGAAAATGGAGTTCTTCAACGAGGACACTGCCTACAAAGTCTACTTGGAGGCGCGTCGTCATCCACAAGCCAAGATCCTACGCGAACTGATGCTCACTCGCATATCGCGTGTCTACCTCTGCATTGTCAGCTCCGCTTCCTTTCTGGATTTCAGCGAGCACGAACTAATCCACATGCTCAACAACTGCTACCTCAGTGTCAATTCCGAAATAGAG ATATTCCTCTCTGTTATCCTTTGGCTGGAACATAATTGGTACGAGCGCAAAAACTGTGCAGAACGTGTCCTGGGTGGAGTTCGCTTCGGCCTGATGCCCACCTGGTATCTCCACACTCTTGACAGAACCAATCGCTGTAGTCACTTCGCCAGGGTTATCGCTTGTGCTGGCGTCAAAGCGGTGTTGGAAAAGGGACTTGA CGATGCCTTAGCTCTGCGCTCCAAGCACTTACGCAATTCTAACTTGTCCGATCCGGAGAGTCCTTTGCCACGTGACTGGGTTGCTGATCCCGAGTGTGGTCATCATCATAAGTGCCATTGCGAGCGTTTCGTTTATCCCACATACGACGTATTCAAGGATTATTTGGCCAGGATCATCAGCTGTGCCCCCAACTACTGGCGCACTCTTCGGCCTGCTCAAGAAGTTTATCGCAAAGAACTCAAGTGTTGTGTGCCCCCCTACCACTCTTCCCGACGGAACTAA